A single window of Selenomonas sputigena DNA harbors:
- a CDS encoding nuclease, whose protein sequence is MAESVGDSYQDPTYDQHAKRLLSQRAIMARLLKRTVPEFKDVAISDIAEKYIEGTPQISEIPVDRDKTNTVRNRKDSPKEFLGDATENVGITEGWIRFDILFHARVPQSGERITLIINVEAQRTQKRAKLGYALLRRAVYYASRLISSQKETEFTGSSYDEIKKVYSIWLCMDSPDGRSAINRYDLAEHHILYHHKEKCADYDLMSIITVYLGNERQQDEDWLIRFLQILFKDTEISPAAKKQLLKNEFDMDISADIEEEMRTMCNLSTGIYEQGMERGMERGMERGMERGMERGREEGKVDIVLEMLRNKLPLEMIASMSKFSLEKVKELGKMHSLL, encoded by the coding sequence ATGGCAGAGAGTGTAGGAGATTCCTATCAAGATCCGACATACGATCAACATGCCAAACGTTTGCTTTCACAAAGAGCGATCATGGCACGTCTCTTGAAGCGAACTGTGCCAGAGTTTAAGGATGTTGCAATCTCTGACATCGCAGAAAAATATATCGAGGGCACGCCACAGATCAGTGAGATTCCCGTGGATAGGGATAAGACGAATACCGTAAGAAACAGGAAAGATTCGCCGAAAGAATTCCTCGGTGATGCCACGGAAAATGTCGGCATCACGGAAGGCTGGATTCGCTTCGATATACTTTTCCACGCGAGAGTTCCCCAATCGGGTGAACGCATCACCTTGATTATCAATGTTGAGGCACAGCGGACACAGAAAAGAGCGAAGCTGGGCTACGCACTCCTGCGCCGAGCCGTCTACTATGCGAGCCGCTTGATTTCTTCGCAGAAAGAAACTGAATTTACAGGATCATCCTACGATGAAATCAAGAAAGTCTACAGTATTTGGCTTTGTATGGACTCCCCGGACGGCAGGAGCGCCATCAATCGTTATGACCTTGCCGAGCATCATATTCTGTACCATCACAAGGAAAAGTGTGCTGACTATGATTTGATGAGCATCATCACGGTTTATCTTGGAAATGAACGACAGCAGGACGAGGATTGGCTCATTCGATTCCTGCAGATCTTGTTCAAAGACACGGAAATATCTCCGGCAGCGAAGAAGCAGCTTTTAAAAAATGAATTTGATATGGATATAAGTGCAGATATAGAAGAGGAGATGAGGACAATGTGCAATCTGAGTACAGGTATCTATGAACAAGGCATGGAGCGTGGCATGGAGCGTGGCATGGAGCGTGGCATGGAGCGCGGCATGGAACGTGGGCGGGAGGAAGGAAAGGTTGATATTGTTCTGGAAATGCTGCGAAATAAGCTGCCGCTCGAAATGATCGCAAGCATGTCGAAGTTTTCCTTGGAAAAAGTGAAAGAGCTTGGCAAGATGCACAGCTTGCTTTAA
- a CDS encoding gamma carbonic anhydrase family protein: protein MYTLSSTEFHGIKPQIDEEAFVAPQVFLSGDVRVAKYASLWPGVVARGDVNYISVGECSNVQDLVCLHVADDNPCIIGDYVTIGHSAVVHGAEIGNHVLIGMNATVLTGAKVGEGSIIAAGALVRENEVIPPNSLVVGMPGKVVRTIDRIKTIHAQAIKYKCEWAIEYGVYPEIGGEKYHGEHII, encoded by the coding sequence ATGTATACGCTTTCCAGCACGGAATTTCATGGCATCAAGCCGCAGATTGACGAGGAGGCATTTGTCGCACCGCAGGTGTTCCTTTCGGGCGATGTGCGCGTCGCGAAGTATGCGAGTCTTTGGCCGGGTGTTGTTGCGCGCGGCGATGTGAATTACATCTCTGTCGGCGAGTGCTCGAATGTGCAGGATCTCGTCTGCCTTCATGTGGCGGACGACAATCCGTGCATCATCGGCGATTATGTGACGATCGGCCACAGCGCCGTCGTGCACGGCGCGGAGATCGGCAACCATGTCCTCATCGGCATGAACGCGACGGTTCTGACGGGCGCAAAGGTCGGCGAAGGCTCGATTATTGCTGCAGGGGCACTCGTGCGCGAGAACGAGGTCATTCCGCCGAATTCCCTCGTCGTCGGCATGCCGGGCAAGGTCGTGCGCACGATTGACCGCATCAAGACGATTCATGCGCAGGCGATCAAGTACAAGTGCGAGTGGGCGATTGAGTACGGCGTCTATCCCGAGATCGGCGGCGAGAAGTACCACGGCGAGCACATTATCTGA
- a CDS encoding type II toxin-antitoxin system RelB/DinJ family antitoxin has protein sequence MAANATFTVRMNPELKKQAELVCEEMGLTMSSAMTIFLKRLVKDRAIPFRVSAGDHFYHETPRSQAEGAD, from the coding sequence ATGGCAGCAAATGCTACGTTTACTGTTCGTATGAATCCGGAACTTAAAAAGCAGGCGGAACTTGTCTGTGAGGAAATGGGCTTGACCATGTCATCTGCCATGACGATTTTTCTCAAGCGTTTGGTCAAAGACCGTGCCATACCGTTTCGCGTATCGGCAGGCGACCATTTTTACCATGAAACCCCAAGAAGTCAAGCCGAAGGCGCAGACTGA
- a CDS encoding DUF4153 domain-containing protein, giving the protein MGVKDMGQRLCRSVQGGYQRFRTAMILDVVLFVCVGVLTYCHVYEMQDWYTEEIGCAAAAAVIGCIFAVALRLFLERRGQERHGFEALLTVVVFVFFFILVQGHDWTNSYILLKTAGPALVFVSVGLYCLEPQNEGENPPLAVFFAISKAWLVGTLLLISLGICLTAFDSLIFSLEFRLQAMLHFLMVEFSYLFIAVQIFLASLPDRGKTTETPVLFRALLVHVLWPVYLLLLAILYLYVAKIIYAWEMPVGMMNWFASLALLAFSVFFFCFANDARYSLLQRFLRWGLLLFLPILAVQTVAVWQRVEPYGLTVLRYTSILCTIFGIFLLVLAFLRSSPRPAFLVLALMIAACTLTPLNIVDVPLRTQEARLWGVLEENSMLQDGEVVENPALSEGARDRLLSASEYLTDQKKTSFLETPGMRETLAKLRGMQKRGKTTEWFEFQAENPVYIPVEGWKKAYRIDNPAVEDGVIFVDKGDGTKERFDVSVYLKELLAYAHKEDARGTGKFMRELRIDIDENTCLWLYDVGLSVRSHKGREDITAQIKGVLLRR; this is encoded by the coding sequence ATGGGCGTAAAGGACATGGGTCAGAGACTTTGTCGGTCCGTGCAGGGCGGCTATCAGCGCTTTCGCACGGCGATGATTCTTGATGTTGTACTGTTTGTTTGCGTGGGCGTGCTTACGTACTGCCATGTGTATGAGATGCAAGATTGGTATACGGAGGAGATTGGTTGCGCGGCGGCAGCGGCGGTGATCGGCTGCATCTTCGCTGTCGCCCTGCGGTTATTCTTGGAGAGGCGCGGACAGGAGCGGCATGGCTTCGAGGCACTGCTGACGGTTGTCGTATTTGTGTTTTTCTTCATTCTTGTGCAGGGACATGATTGGACGAATTCCTATATTCTGCTCAAGACGGCAGGGCCGGCGCTTGTTTTTGTGTCTGTCGGTCTTTATTGTCTTGAGCCGCAGAACGAAGGCGAGAATCCGCCACTTGCCGTGTTTTTTGCAATCTCTAAGGCATGGCTTGTCGGCACACTTTTGCTCATATCTCTGGGTATCTGCTTGACAGCATTCGATTCGCTGATTTTTTCTTTGGAATTTCGACTGCAGGCGATGCTGCATTTCCTCATGGTGGAATTTTCCTATCTTTTCATCGCGGTGCAGATCTTTCTCGCTAGCCTGCCTGATCGGGGGAAGACGACGGAGACTCCCGTGCTCTTTCGTGCGCTTCTCGTGCACGTGCTTTGGCCGGTCTATCTGCTCTTGCTCGCTATTCTCTATCTCTATGTGGCAAAGATCATCTATGCATGGGAGATGCCCGTCGGCATGATGAATTGGTTTGCCTCGTTGGCTCTTCTAGCCTTCAGCGTGTTTTTCTTCTGCTTTGCGAATGATGCACGCTATTCGCTGCTGCAGCGTTTCCTGCGCTGGGGTCTTTTGCTCTTTCTGCCGATCCTTGCGGTGCAGACTGTCGCTGTTTGGCAGCGAGTCGAGCCGTACGGCCTGACGGTGCTGCGCTATACGTCGATCCTCTGCACGATTTTTGGTATCTTTTTGCTCGTGCTTGCTTTCCTGCGCAGCTCGCCGCGTCCTGCGTTTCTCGTCTTGGCACTCATGATTGCCGCATGCACGCTGACGCCGCTCAATATCGTCGATGTGCCGCTTCGCACGCAGGAAGCGCGTCTTTGGGGCGTGCTTGAGGAAAACAGCATGCTGCAGGATGGCGAGGTCGTGGAGAATCCTGCACTCTCTGAGGGGGCGCGTGACAGGCTCTTGAGCGCTTCGGAGTATCTGACCGATCAGAAGAAGACATCGTTTCTCGAAACGCCGGGCATGCGTGAGACGCTTGCGAAACTGCGTGGGATGCAGAAGAGGGGAAAAACTACCGAATGGTTCGAATTCCAAGCGGAAAATCCTGTCTACATTCCTGTAGAGGGTTGGAAGAAAGCTTATCGGATTGACAATCCTGCTGTGGAGGATGGCGTGATTTTCGTGGACAAGGGCGACGGAACAAAGGAACGATTCGATGTTTCTGTGTATCTCAAGGAGCTTTTGGCATACGCGCACAAGGAGGATGCGAGGGGAACGGGAAAATTCATGCGGGAGCTTAGGATCGATATAGATGAAAACACTTGCCTTTGGCTGTATGATGTCGGCTTGTCCGTCCGCAGCCATAAGGGCAGAGAGGATATAACGGCGCAAATCAAGGGTGTGCTTTTGAGGCGCTAA
- the era gene encoding GTPase Era: protein MEKAKHRSGFIAVVGRPNVGKSTLINSLIGQKIAIMSDKPQTTRTRILCILTEPDAQIVFLDTPGIHKPRHKLGEYMVRAAESTLKEVDAVFFVVDATEKMGPGERYIVERLQATKCPCILVVNKLDLIEKPAVLPILESYMKVYPFAGAVPISAKEEVNLDSLLAEVKKYLPEGPAYYPEDMVTDQPERLIVAELVREKALLATRDELPHAIAVDLDEMKERAKGGFYIRATIYVERESQKGIVIGAKGALLREIGAQARKDIEMLLGAKVFLDLWVKVKKDWRNREGVLHNFGFE, encoded by the coding sequence ATGGAAAAGGCAAAGCATAGATCGGGCTTCATCGCTGTCGTCGGGCGGCCGAACGTCGGCAAGTCGACGCTCATCAACAGCCTCATCGGGCAGAAGATCGCCATCATGAGCGACAAGCCGCAGACGACGCGCACGCGCATCCTCTGTATCCTGACGGAGCCAGACGCGCAGATCGTCTTCCTCGACACGCCGGGCATCCACAAGCCGCGCCACAAGCTCGGTGAATACATGGTGCGCGCAGCGGAAAGCACCTTGAAGGAGGTCGACGCCGTCTTCTTCGTCGTCGATGCGACGGAGAAGATGGGACCGGGCGAGCGCTATATCGTAGAGCGCCTGCAGGCGACGAAGTGCCCGTGCATCCTCGTCGTCAACAAGCTCGACCTCATCGAGAAGCCCGCCGTGCTGCCGATCCTCGAAAGCTACATGAAGGTATATCCGTTTGCAGGCGCCGTGCCCATATCGGCGAAGGAAGAGGTGAACCTCGACTCGCTTCTTGCGGAAGTCAAGAAGTATCTGCCCGAAGGTCCTGCCTATTATCCGGAAGACATGGTGACGGATCAGCCCGAGAGACTCATTGTGGCGGAGCTCGTGCGCGAGAAGGCGCTTCTTGCGACGCGCGACGAACTGCCCCATGCCATCGCCGTCGATCTCGACGAGATGAAGGAGCGCGCCAAGGGGGGCTTCTACATCCGCGCGACGATCTACGTGGAGCGCGAGTCGCAGAAGGGCATCGTCATAGGCGCAAAGGGCGCTCTTCTGCGCGAGATCGGCGCACAGGCGAGAAAGGACATCGAGATGCTTCTCGGCGCGAAGGTCTTCCTCGATCTCTGGGTCAAGGTGAAGAAGGACTGGCGCAACCGTGAGGGCGTTCTGCACAACTTCGGTTTTGAATGA
- the bioB gene encoding biotin synthase BioB has product MTKENAVKKLTKEILCGRRIKREDDLSIFLDAPLEALQEGAHELQRQFCGKHIDLCTIINARSGHCSEDCKYCAQSAHHRTGVEEYAFLAQEEIIANARANEEAGVNRFSIVTSGRALAGKEFDAALDCYRAMRKKLRIDLCASHGILSREQFRALRAAGVTSYHHNIETSRRFFPEICTSHTYDDRIRTIRLAQGEGLNVCSGGIIGMGETWEDRLDMAVSLAELGIESIPINSLMAIPGTPLEGRTPLTSDEILRTIAFFRFINPTANIRLGAGRKLIKDNGTPAFLYGASASITGNMLTTSGTTIAEDMALLQRLGLSNETAGTRQDAAHTANG; this is encoded by the coding sequence ATGACAAAGGAAAACGCCGTCAAAAAACTCACGAAAGAAATTCTCTGCGGCCGCCGCATCAAGCGCGAGGACGACCTCTCCATATTCCTCGATGCGCCGCTTGAAGCGCTGCAGGAGGGCGCACACGAGCTGCAGCGACAGTTCTGCGGCAAGCACATCGACCTCTGTACGATCATCAACGCGCGCAGCGGTCACTGCAGCGAGGACTGCAAGTACTGCGCCCAATCCGCGCACCACAGGACGGGCGTCGAGGAATACGCATTTCTCGCACAGGAAGAGATCATCGCCAACGCACGCGCCAACGAGGAGGCGGGCGTCAACCGCTTCTCCATCGTGACCTCGGGCAGGGCGCTCGCGGGCAAGGAGTTCGACGCCGCGCTCGACTGCTACCGTGCCATGCGCAAGAAACTCCGAATCGACCTCTGCGCCTCGCACGGCATTCTCTCGCGAGAACAGTTCCGTGCGCTTCGCGCCGCGGGCGTCACGAGCTACCATCACAACATCGAGACGTCGCGCCGCTTCTTTCCCGAGATCTGTACCTCGCACACTTACGACGACCGCATCCGCACGATCCGTCTCGCACAGGGCGAAGGGCTTAACGTCTGTTCGGGCGGCATCATCGGCATGGGCGAGACGTGGGAAGACCGCCTCGACATGGCGGTGAGCCTTGCCGAACTCGGCATCGAATCCATTCCCATCAACTCCCTCATGGCGATTCCCGGCACGCCGCTTGAGGGCAGAACGCCCTTGACGAGCGATGAGATCCTGCGCACCATCGCTTTCTTCCGCTTCATCAACCCGACGGCAAACATCCGCCTCGGCGCGGGACGCAAACTCATCAAGGACAATGGCACGCCCGCCTTCCTCTACGGCGCATCGGCCTCCATCACAGGCAACATGCTCACGACTTCGGGCACGACCATTGCCGAGGACATGGCTCTTCTGCAGCGGCTCGGCCTATCCAACGAGACGGCGGGCACAAGGCAGGACGCCGCACATACAGCCAACGGGTGA
- the recO gene encoding DNA repair protein RecO: MARRSAEALVLATRNWGEADKMASLLTRECGRVEAAAFGCRRPKSALAAGMQMFSHLDVELTEGGRVWTVRQCSLKGRFRRLSEDLSAMAYGSFVAELALELFPEHEPAPDAFDRLLQIFCAFEERNPRLVALAAAYQLLALAGLSLHLASCVHCGAPFEEPMSVDIGEGGALCAACRKEDMPLFSAELKEFIEKLTALDWQAFLSSQKAAGGRSPAPFSVRKQELLAAESLLLAYLRALFGKPLRSLAFIAQIGGV; the protein is encoded by the coding sequence ATGGCACGCCGCAGCGCTGAGGCGCTTGTGCTCGCCACGAGAAACTGGGGCGAGGCGGACAAGATGGCGTCGCTCTTGACGCGTGAGTGCGGGCGCGTCGAGGCGGCGGCGTTCGGCTGCCGCCGCCCCAAGAGCGCACTTGCGGCAGGGATGCAGATGTTCAGCCACCTAGACGTGGAGCTTACGGAAGGCGGCCGGGTCTGGACGGTGCGGCAGTGTTCGCTCAAGGGACGGTTTCGCCGTCTCTCGGAAGACCTCTCGGCCATGGCATACGGCTCCTTTGTGGCGGAACTGGCGCTTGAGCTTTTTCCCGAGCACGAGCCTGCGCCCGATGCTTTCGACCGTCTGCTGCAGATTTTCTGCGCCTTTGAGGAGCGCAATCCGCGTCTCGTGGCGCTGGCGGCGGCGTATCAGCTCCTCGCGCTCGCGGGGCTTTCGCTTCATCTTGCAAGCTGCGTCCACTGTGGTGCGCCCTTCGAAGAGCCGATGTCCGTCGACATCGGCGAGGGCGGCGCATTGTGCGCCGCTTGCCGCAAAGAGGATATGCCACTCTTTTCTGCCGAATTGAAGGAGTTCATCGAGAAGCTGACCGCTCTCGATTGGCAGGCGTTTCTCTCGTCGCAGAAGGCGGCGGGCGGGCGCTCTCCGGCACCGTTTTCCGTCAGAAAGCAGGAACTTCTGGCAGCGGAAAGCCTGCTGCTCGCTTACCTGCGTGCGCTTTTCGGCAAGCCGCTGCGCTCGCTCGCCTTCATCGCACAGATCGGCGGCGTTTGA
- a CDS encoding sodium-dependent transporter, translated as MARETLKSRFGFILLSAGCAIGIGNVWKFPYLVGQNGGGAFVLIYLFFLIVLGIPVMTMEFSLGRAARRSPVRMYQRLTPEKWGWHWHGYACWFGCIMLMMFYTTVAGWMLLYFYQTACGAFAGLSPKEIGAAFGSMLGDPILQVVPMVIVVISGFLICSHGLQSGLERVTKGMMVLLLLIMVVLAVNSIFLDGASEGISFYLRPDIAKMEEIGFTNVIVAAMNQAFFTLSLGIGAMAIFGSYIPKDHALLGESVNVAILDTLVAITSGLIIIPACFAYGVEPDSGPGLIFITLPNIFNHMAGGIIWGSLFFLFMTFAAFSTVLAVFENIMACTMDLTGWSRKKTGFVNCAAILVLSLPCALGFNLLAGIHPMGGESSFLDIEDFIVSNILLPGGSLIFVLYTMHRFGWGWQKFYEEANTGSGWKLPRWARGYFAYVLPLVVGAILVLGLM; from the coding sequence ATGGCGCGAGAAACGCTGAAGAGCCGTTTCGGCTTCATTCTCCTCAGTGCCGGCTGTGCGATCGGCATCGGCAATGTCTGGAAGTTCCCTTATCTTGTCGGGCAGAACGGAGGCGGGGCGTTCGTTCTTATCTATCTTTTCTTCCTCATCGTGCTCGGCATCCCTGTCATGACGATGGAATTTTCTCTTGGCCGCGCGGCAAGGCGCAGTCCTGTGCGCATGTACCAGAGACTGACGCCCGAAAAGTGGGGCTGGCATTGGCATGGCTACGCATGTTGGTTCGGCTGCATCATGCTCATGATGTTCTATACGACGGTCGCGGGCTGGATGCTGCTTTACTTCTATCAGACAGCGTGCGGCGCGTTTGCGGGACTTTCTCCGAAGGAGATCGGTGCGGCCTTTGGCTCTATGCTCGGCGATCCTATCTTGCAGGTCGTGCCGATGGTGATCGTCGTCATCAGTGGCTTCCTCATCTGCTCGCACGGCTTGCAGTCGGGGTTGGAGCGCGTGACGAAGGGCATGATGGTGCTCCTGCTCCTCATCATGGTCGTGCTTGCCGTGAACAGCATTTTCCTCGACGGCGCGTCTGAGGGCATCTCCTTCTACCTGCGCCCTGACATTGCGAAGATGGAGGAGATCGGCTTTACGAACGTCATCGTCGCGGCGATGAATCAGGCGTTCTTTACGCTGAGCCTCGGCATCGGCGCGATGGCGATCTTCGGCAGTTACATCCCGAAGGATCACGCACTTCTCGGTGAGTCGGTCAACGTCGCCATCCTTGATACGCTCGTTGCCATCACGTCGGGACTTATCATCATCCCCGCGTGCTTCGCTTACGGCGTCGAGCCGGATAGCGGGCCGGGACTCATCTTCATCACATTGCCGAACATCTTCAATCACATGGCGGGCGGCATCATCTGGGGCAGTCTCTTCTTCCTCTTCATGACGTTTGCGGCCTTTTCGACGGTGCTCGCTGTCTTTGAAAACATCATGGCCTGCACGATGGATCTGACGGGGTGGAGCCGCAAGAAGACGGGATTCGTGAACTGCGCGGCAATCCTCGTGCTGTCCCTGCCCTGCGCTTTGGGGTTCAACCTCCTCGCGGGCATTCACCCGATGGGCGGCGAGAGCAGTTTCCTCGACATCGAGGATTTCATCGTGAGCAATATCCTCTTGCCCGGCGGATCGCTCATCTTTGTGCTCTACACGATGCATCGTTTCGGCTGGGGCTGGCAGAAGTTCTACGAAGAGGCGAATACGGGAAGCGGCTGGAAACTTCCTCGATGGGCGCGCGGTTATTTCGCCTACGTCCTGCCCCTTGTCGTCGGCGCGATTCTCGTGCTGGGATTGATGTGA
- a CDS encoding DUF502 domain-containing protein codes for MNKVSKRFINGLILLVPLAITVFVVTEVLNFTEIVLGKHFPVYYPGMGIVTVLLVIYLVGWLSSYWFMKRVISYGEWLLGKIPVVKFIYNSVKHLSTAVFESNNMFDHVVLVPFHQSRALGFVMAEVPAVLREKLGDDYVCVFVPWSLNMTSGTNLFVKKSDVIYLDISNESALQYMLTAGAVMPQRQMAAKPQEVGSATRLADEVVAASKTQSARAAGEACEEAEPHGTPQR; via the coding sequence ATGAACAAGGTATCGAAGCGCTTTATTAACGGTCTTATCCTTCTCGTGCCGTTGGCCATCACGGTTTTCGTCGTGACAGAGGTGCTGAACTTCACGGAGATCGTGCTCGGCAAGCATTTTCCCGTCTATTATCCGGGCATGGGCATCGTGACGGTGCTGCTCGTCATCTATCTCGTGGGCTGGCTCTCGTCGTACTGGTTTATGAAGCGCGTGATTTCCTATGGCGAATGGCTGCTCGGCAAGATTCCCGTCGTGAAGTTCATTTACAACAGTGTCAAGCACCTTTCGACCGCCGTTTTTGAGTCGAACAACATGTTTGACCACGTCGTGCTCGTGCCGTTTCATCAGTCGCGGGCGCTCGGCTTCGTCATGGCAGAGGTGCCGGCAGTCTTGCGCGAAAAGCTCGGCGACGACTACGTCTGCGTCTTCGTGCCGTGGAGCCTCAACATGACCTCGGGTACGAACCTCTTCGTCAAGAAGAGTGATGTCATCTATCTCGACATCAGCAATGAGTCGGCGCTGCAGTACATGCTGACGGCGGGCGCCGTCATGCCGCAGCGGCAGATGGCGGCGAAACCGCAGGAGGTGGGCAGTGCGACGCGGCTGGCGGACGAAGTCGTGGCAGCGTCGAAGACGCAGTCAGCGCGTGCAGCCGGGGAAGCGTGCGAGGAGGCCGAACCGCATGGCACGCCGCAGCGCTGA
- the uraA gene encoding uracil permease, protein MTQRTIAPEERLPLLQTIPLSLQHLFAMFGSTVLVPILFHVNPATVLLFNGIGTLFYLILCKGKIPAYLGSSFAFLSPVFLVLADYSYEAALGGFIVVGIVFCLVSFIIHAIGTGWIDVIFPPASMGAIVAVIGLELMPTAAKMAGLTDAEADPTVVFVSIATLAVTIFASIAFRGFLAIIPILIGVISGYVIAYAAGIVDLSAVESAPWFAIPTIYTPKFEPGAILILLPASIVVIVEHIGHLIVTNNIVGRNLTKDPGLDRSLLGNGISTIFSGFFGSTPNTTYGENIGVLAITKVYSTWVIGGAAVFAVALSCLGKLAALIQSIPTPVMGGVSMLLFGVIAASGIRILVESKVDYGKPTNLLLTSIVMGVGVSTASLTLGTVTLRGMSLATVIAIILSLSFRLIFRLRREKSVASE, encoded by the coding sequence ATGACACAAAGAACCATTGCCCCCGAGGAGCGGCTGCCGCTCCTCCAGACGATCCCGCTTTCCCTGCAGCACCTCTTCGCGATGTTCGGCTCAACGGTGCTCGTGCCGATCCTCTTCCATGTCAACCCCGCGACCGTGCTGCTCTTCAACGGCATCGGCACACTCTTCTATCTGATCCTCTGCAAGGGCAAGATCCCCGCCTATCTCGGCTCAAGCTTCGCCTTTCTCTCGCCCGTATTCCTCGTGCTCGCCGACTACAGCTACGAGGCGGCGCTCGGCGGCTTCATCGTCGTAGGCATCGTCTTCTGCCTCGTGAGCTTCATCATCCATGCCATCGGCACGGGCTGGATCGACGTGATCTTCCCGCCCGCCTCCATGGGCGCGATCGTCGCCGTCATCGGACTTGAGCTCATGCCGACGGCGGCGAAGATGGCAGGTCTGACCGATGCCGAGGCGGATCCGACCGTCGTCTTCGTCTCCATCGCCACGCTCGCCGTCACGATCTTCGCTTCCATCGCGTTTCGCGGCTTCCTCGCCATCATCCCCATCCTCATCGGCGTCATTTCGGGTTACGTCATCGCCTATGCAGCGGGCATCGTCGACCTCTCCGCTGTCGAGAGCGCCCCGTGGTTCGCCATCCCGACCATCTACACACCGAAATTCGAGCCGGGTGCGATCCTCATCCTCCTGCCGGCTTCCATCGTCGTCATCGTCGAGCACATCGGCCATCTCATCGTGACGAACAACATCGTCGGGCGCAATCTCACGAAGGATCCGGGACTCGACCGCTCGCTTCTCGGCAACGGCATATCGACGATTTTCTCGGGCTTCTTCGGCTCAACGCCGAACACGACGTACGGCGAGAACATCGGTGTCCTTGCCATCACGAAGGTCTATTCGACATGGGTCATCGGCGGCGCCGCCGTCTTCGCCGTCGCGCTCTCATGCCTCGGCAAGCTCGCCGCACTCATTCAGAGCATCCCGACGCCCGTCATGGGCGGCGTCTCCATGCTGCTCTTCGGCGTCATCGCCGCCTCAGGCATCCGCATCCTCGTCGAATCCAAGGTAGACTATGGCAAGCCCACGAACCTCCTGCTGACCTCTATCGTCATGGGCGTCGGCGTATCGACGGCAAGCCTCACGCTCGGCACGGTGACGCTCAGGGGCATGTCGCTCGCGACCGTCATCGCCATCATCCTCTCGCTGTCCTTCCGTCTCATCTTTCGGCTGCGCCGCGAAAAGAGCGTAGCAAGCGAATAG
- a CDS encoding PhoH family protein, translated as MGTMNLEERSLSLQKVLEEKIAFADQREATALLGEHDEYLQVLMDNFDCRFISRGEELAIDGEAAVVRAAAQVVRELQYLHRQGTTLTMHEVRYSVGLVKRGKGEALHSLFSDTILVTSRGRHVRPKTLGQRIYLDAIRKNSITFGIGPAGTGKTYLAVVMAVAALRARLVEKIVLTRPAVEAGERLGFLPGDLQEKVDPYLRPLYDALHDILGFDTYQKLLAKGVIEIAPLAYMRGRTLEDAFVILDEAQNTTPSQMKMFLTRLGFGSRMVVTGDLSQVDLPRGVFSGLSEASRILRDVRGVGVVRLEALDVIRHDVVARIVEAYDRADKARRDSEKKPAELQEKKPAAQEKATASERGEADA; from the coding sequence ATGGGAACGATGAATTTAGAAGAGAGGAGTCTTTCTTTGCAAAAGGTTTTGGAGGAGAAGATCGCCTTTGCCGATCAGCGCGAAGCGACGGCGCTTCTTGGCGAGCACGACGAGTACTTGCAGGTGCTCATGGACAATTTCGACTGCCGCTTCATAAGCCGCGGCGAGGAGCTTGCAATCGACGGCGAGGCGGCTGTCGTGCGGGCGGCGGCGCAGGTCGTGCGCGAGCTGCAGTACCTGCACCGGCAGGGCACGACACTCACGATGCACGAGGTGCGCTACAGTGTGGGACTCGTCAAGCGCGGCAAGGGTGAGGCGCTGCACAGCCTTTTCAGCGACACGATCCTCGTGACGAGCCGTGGCCGTCATGTGCGCCCGAAAACGCTCGGCCAGCGCATCTACCTCGACGCCATCCGCAAGAACTCCATCACGTTCGGCATTGGACCTGCAGGCACGGGAAAGACGTACCTCGCCGTCGTCATGGCGGTGGCGGCGCTTCGTGCGAGGCTGGTGGAAAAGATCGTGCTCACGCGCCCCGCTGTCGAGGCGGGCGAGCGGCTGGGCTTTCTGCCCGGCGATCTGCAGGAGAAAGTCGATCCGTATCTGCGCCCGCTCTACGATGCGCTGCATGACATCCTCGGCTTTGACACCTACCAGAAGCTCCTCGCCAAGGGCGTCATCGAGATTGCGCCGCTCGCTTACATGCGCGGACGCACGCTGGAGGACGCCTTCGTGATTCTCGACGAGGCGCAGAATACGACGCCGAGCCAGATGAAGATGTTCCTGACGCGCTTGGGCTTCGGCTCGCGCATGGTCGTGACGGGCGACTTGAGCCAAGTCGACTTGCCGCGTGGCGTGTTCTCGGGACTCTCTGAGGCGAGCCGCATCCTGCGCGATGTGCGCGGCGTGGGCGTCGTCCGTCTGGAAGCGCTCGACGTCATCCGTCACGACGTCGTCGCACGCATCGTCGAGGCGTATGACCGCGCGGACAAGGCGCGTCGGGATTCTGAGAAAAAGCCGGCAGAGCTGCAGGAGAAAAAGCCGGCGGCTCAGGAAAAGGCTACGGCATCAGAGAGAGGGGAGGCGGACGCATGA